In Daucus carota subsp. sativus chromosome 4, DH1 v3.0, whole genome shotgun sequence, one DNA window encodes the following:
- the LOC135152270 gene encoding uncharacterized protein LOC135152270 gives MFTTKYPSGNDKRKRKKEEEEEKIKPLKGSLQKLWKKTKQSDVPIEKDESEIVEKEVSQVQSTFTQEHEVVDEECANEITEQETEVIENEVIENREYTNPSEFVPLSWNICDPRVWDGLDSNMRDLLVEKGPIKENIVIFPKDKCMIKTARSKSNLASVGVDDWVHLGEKLKQHEDSLEHLTNLKAWAELQVRLKTNQTIDKELQEQIKKDTEHWRHVMIRIIAVVKRLAMNNLAFRGENEKIFEDSNGNFLGFLESIAEFDQTMQHHFRLIQDKDIHYHYLSHKIQNDLILMLASSVKSVILKKIKEAKYFSVILDCTPDASRMEQMTLVIRCVDVVSYPVKIEEYFLEFLNVENTSGLGLFGELEIALKSLDLNINDVRGQGYDNGSNMRGKHQGVQKRLLDVNPRAFYMPCGCHSLNLVLSDMANSCVKGKSFFGACQALYNVFANSTKRWNLLLEYVDDLTLKSLCVTRWESRIESVKTIRTQAPKIRDTLMKLAEVSDDPKI, from the exons ATGTTTACTACAAAGTACCCATCTGGTAatgataaaagaaaaagaaagaaagaggagGAGGAAGAAAAAATTAAACCATTAAAGGGATCGCTTCAAAAACTTTGGAAGAAAACCAAACAGTCTGATGTGCCTATAGAAAAAGACGAGTCTGAAATTGTAGAGAAGGAGGTGTCTCAAGTTCAAAGTACTTTTACACAAGAACATGAAGTAGTTGATGAAGAGTGTGCTAATGAAATAACTGAACAAGAAACCGAAGTGATTGAAAATGAGGTCATCGAAAATAGAGAATACACTAATCCTAGTGAGTTTGTTCCTCTGTCTTGGAATATTTGTGATCCTCGGGTGTGGGATGGATTAGATAGTAATATGAGGGATTTGCTTGTTGAAAAGGGGCCTATTAAAgaaaatattgttatttttcCCAAGGATAAATGCA TGATAAAAACTGCTCGATCTAAAAGCAATTTAGCAAGTGTGGGAGTAGATGACTGGGTACATTTAGGTGAGAAGCTGAAGCAACACGAAGATAGTCTTGAACATCTTACTAACCTGAAGGCATGGGCAGAACTCCAAGTTAGATTGAAAACAAATCAAACCATTGATAAAGAATTGCAAGAGCAAATTAAAAAAGATACTGAACACTGGAGGCATGTTATGATCAGAATAATTGCTGTTGTTAAACGCCTTGCAATGAATAATCTGGCATTTCGTGgggaaaatgaaaaaatatttgaagattCGAATGGTAATTTTTTGGGTTTTCTTGAGTCAATAGCTGAGTTTGATCAAACAATGCAGCACCATTTCAGACTCATTCAAGACAAGGACATTCACTATCATTATCTTAGTCACAAAATACAAAATGATTTGATATTAATGTTGGCTTCGAGTGTAAAGAGTGtgattttaaagaaaatcaagGAAGCTAAATATTTTTCAGTAATTCTTGATTGCACTCCTGATGCAAGCCGTATGGAACAAATGACTTTGGTGATTAGATGTGTTGATGTTGTGAGTTATCCTGTAAAAATTGAAGAGTATTTTTTAGAGTTCTTGAATGTGGAAAATACTTCTGGGTTGGGTCTGTTTGGTGAGTTAGAAATTGCTCTTAAATCTCTTGATTTAAATATCAATGATGTGAGGGGACAAGGGTACGATAATGGTTCTAATATGAGGGGAAAACACCAAGGTGTTCAAAAAAGATTACTTGATGTTAATCCGAGAGCTTTTTATATGCCTTGTGGTTGTCATTCTCTTAATTTGGTACTATCTGATATGGCAAATTCTTGTGTGAAAGGTAAATCTTTTTTTGGAGCATGTCAAGCTTTATATAATGTGTTTGCTAATTCCACTAAGAGATGGAATCTATTGCTTGAATATGTGGATGACTTGACTTTAAAATCTTTATGTGTGACAAGATGGGAAAGTCGGATCGAAAGTGTTAAAACAATAAGAACTCAAGCTCCAAAAATAAGAGACACATTAATGAAATTAGCTGAAGTTTCTGATGACCCAAAAATATGA
- the LOC108219361 gene encoding uncharacterized protein LOC108219361, with translation MMDDGNDNDASVDGMVMDLDLNREPEIVSSGLALGPFISELENTQDRIEDRMRQLEEVSSRARQRQRWRQTRNLIAESSSFVGYEPRGVIESGMRNGEERLAGCKRDSSHLVANALEMDLDTGKDSGNSGGLFDCNICLDMAKEPVVTCCGHLFCWACYYQFSVDSNSSAKECPVCRGEVTDASITPIYGNASNTQLMETETGLKIPPRPPAHRIESVRQQRVNQRITHIPVAEALRRIRISIGATTEQPRQEGVNNVPGEQPTQPNLPNANASVGTSSPVLRRAEVGGTWRLRSRQFSRVLSESAASLSSVSSALSNAERLVEDLETYIHGRLLRRTDSQFRAVTSGDIFSSSDAAAVRRALNTVDSSSEANLVVNLPSISETYNASVAVLESGAPVEGDVTMSRPSSSRRRNGASRTSDVDSGASRESRRRRLR, from the coding sequence ATGATGGATGATGGTAATGATAATGATGCTAGTGTGGATGGTATGGTAATGGACTTGGATTTGAATCGAGAGCCCGAGATTGTTAGTTCAGGATTGGCGTTGGGGCCTTTTATAAGTGAACTAGAGAATACCCAAGATCGAATTGAAGACAGGATGCGACAGCTTGAGGAGGTTTCGTCTAGGGCTAGGCAACGTCAGAGGTGGAGACAGACTCGAAACTTGATTGCGGAGTCGAGTAGTTTTGTTGGGTATGAGCCGAGAGGGGTGATTGAGAGTGGAATGCGTAATGGGGAGGAGAGACTAGCTGGTTGTAAAAGGGATAGTAGTCATCTAGTGGCGAATGCGTTGGAGATGGATTTGGATACTGGAAAGGATAGTGGTAATAGTGGGGGACTTTTTGATTGTAATATATGCTTGGACATGGCAAAGGAACCTGTAGTGACGTGTTGTGGTCACTTGTTCTGTTGGGCATGTTATTATCAGTTCTCTGTTGACTCGAACTCGAGTGCTAAGGAGTGTCCTGTTTGTAGGGGAGAGGTCACAGATGCAAGTATTACCCCGATATATGGAAATGCCAGTAATACCCAGTTGATGGAGACTGAGACTGGCTTGAAGATACCTCCTAGGCCACCAGCACATCGTATAGAGAGTGTGAGGCAACAGCGTGTCAACCAACGTATTACCCATATTCCAGTTGCAGAAGCACTTCGACGTATAAGGATTAGCATTGGGGCAACTACAGAGCAGCCAAGACAGGAAGGTGTTAACAATGTGCCTGGAGAACAGCCCACACAGCCGAATCTTCCCAATGCAAATGCTTCTGTGGGAACTAGTTCTCCAGTCTTGCGAAGAGCTGAAGTTGGGGGTACCTGGCGCCTGCGTTCCCGTCAGTTTTCCAGAGTATTATCAGAAAGTGCTGCTTCACTTTCTTCCGTTTCATCTGCATTGAGTAATGCAGAAAGGTTAGTTGAAGACCTCGAGACTTACATTCATGGCCGCCTTCTGCGAAGAACTGATTCACAGTTCCGTGCAGTTACTAGTGGGGATATATTTAGCAGCAGTGATGCTGCTGCTGTGCGAAGAGCGCTCAACACTGTAGATTCTAGTAGTGAGGCAAATTTAGTAGTTAACCTCCCCTCGATTTCTGAAACATATAATGCTTCTGTTGCTGTTTTAGAAAGTGGTGCCCCTGTTGAAGGAGATGTAACAATGTCCCGTCCTTCCTCTTCCAGAAGAAGAAATGGTGCTTCTCGGACTTCAGATGTTGATAGTGGAGCCTCTCGAGAATCACGGAGGAGAAGATTGAGgtga